A window from Centropristis striata isolate RG_2023a ecotype Rhode Island chromosome 4, C.striata_1.0, whole genome shotgun sequence encodes these proteins:
- the LOC131970694 gene encoding olfactory receptor 2A14-like has protein sequence MITMCLYVMIVGANLLLIVVICVNRSLHEPMYIFLCSLFVNELYGSTGLFPFLLVQILSDTHTVSAPFCYLQIFWLYSYACIEFNNLAVMSYDRYLAICYPLQYNKRMTFHKVAVLIIVIWLYCSVLCFIPITLSVPLQLCGNIINKVYCDNFFIVKLACSDTTVNSIYGLIATSLVVFGPVSLIVYTYLKILQVCFSGSKQTRQKAVSTCTPHLASLLNFSFGALFEIIQSRFNMNSVHIILRILLSLYFLTFTPFFNPVMYGLKLSKIRITCKSLISVRRQH, from the coding sequence ATGATCACTATGTGTCTTTATGTTATGATTGTTGGTGCCAACCTTTTGCTGATTGTGGTTATCTGTGTGAACAGAAGCTTACATGAACCtatgtacatttttctgtgcagcCTGTTTGTAAATGAACTGTATGGTAGTACAGGCTTGTTTCCATTCCTTCTGGTTCAGATCCTCTCTGACACTCACActgtttctgctcctttttGTTACCTGCAGATTTTCTGGTTGTACTCTTATGCATGTATAGAATTTAATAACTTAGCCGTCATGTCTTATGACAGATATCTCGCTATCTGTTATCCTCTACAATATAACAAGCGTATGACATTTCACAAAGTCGCAGTGCTTATCATTGTCATATGGTTATATtgttctgttttatgttttattccaaTAACCCTGAGTGTTCCTTTGCAGCTGTGTGGGAACATCATTAACAAAGTGTACTGTGACAACTTCTTTATTGTTAAACTTGCATGTTCTGACACAACAGTCAATAGCATTTATGGACTCATTGCTACTTCCCTTGTAGTCTTTGGTCCTGTATCTTTAATCGTTTACACTTATTTAAAGATTCTtcaagtgtgtttttctggctCAAAACAGACGAGACAGAAAGCTGTCAGTACCTGCACACCTCACCTCGCTTCTCTGCTCAACTTTTCCTTTGGGGCTTTATTTGAAATTATACAGAGCAGGTTTAATATGAACAGTGTGCACATCATTCTGCGCATTTTGTTATCCTTGTACTTTCTCACATTCACGCCGTTCTTCAATCCTGTAATGTACGGTCTGAAACTGTCCAAAATCCGTATCACATGTAAAAGTCTGATTTCAGTGCGTCGTCAACATTAA